The Actinomycetota bacterium region GTGCGGGAGACGTTCGAGCGCACCGGCGCGAGCGTGATGGGCAAGCGCATGTTCGACGCCGGCGAGCAGGCATGGCCCGAGGAGGCGCCGTTCCACACGCCGGTCTTCGTCGTGACGCACGAGAAGCGTGACCCCTGGGAGCGGCCGGGGGGAACCACCTTCCACTTCGTCAACGACGGCATCGAGCACGCGCTCGACCAGGCCCGCGAGGCCGCCCGCCACCGGGACGTCCGCATCGCGGGCGGCGGCGCGACGATCCTGGAGTACGTGAACGCGGGCCTGATCGACGAGTTCTCGATCGCGCTGTCACCCGTGCTGTTCGGCTCCGGAATCCGCCTGTTCGAGGGCGTGGACGCGGGCCGCGTGGCCCTGGAGCCGGTCAGGGCGGAGCCCTCCCCAAGGGTGACGCACCTGACCTACACCGTCCGGGAGCGGTAACCGTCCCGAGCTGCTGACCAGCGGCCACGTCTCCAACGGGCCGAACGAGGCGTTCAACAACCGGCGGGCGTCGACGGCGTAGGGGAAGAACTCAGCCATCGGTCACTACTTCCCGGCCGTGACTGCGCCGGTGCTTCTCGGACAAGATCGGGCATGACCGCGTCACTGCTGTTCTTCGGGACCCTAGGGATCATCACGACCGCGCTGGCCGTCTACTGGAACCGCCACCTGTTCACGGGAGACGCCGTCGGCCGCGTCACGCCCCTGGAGGCGGCGTTCTACCTCTTCGGCGTCGTGTCGTTGATCCTCGGCTGGTACTTCAACGTCCGCTACACGCACGCTGCCGGCCACGACGCCAACTACGTCAACTACACCAAGGACCTGTTCACCAACTGGGCGTCCGACTCGGCGGCCCAGGACTACATCATCGCGAACGTCGTCCTGCTCCCGCTGTGGACGATCAGCGACGGCCGGCGTCGGGGGATCGAGGCGCCGTGGATCTTCTTCGTGATGAGCCTGTTCACCAGCTTCGCCTTCTCCATGGCGTGGTATCTGGCGTTCGTCGAACGACAGATCCGTTACAGCCGCGCTATGTCGCCCGCCGTGTCGAGCACCGCGTAGCCGCAGTTGTACCCGGGAATGAACGTGACGCCGGGGCCGCCGTGACAGCCTGCGCCGCAGAGGTAGAGGCCCTCGATCGGGATCGGCTGGTCGGCCCATCCCCGCGGCCCGGGCCTGAACGGGCCCATGAACTCCGGCTGCAGCAGGCCGTGGGTGAAGTCGCCCCCGGTGCAGCCGAACATGAGCTCGTAGGTGTAGGCGGGATAGTTGAGCTGACGGTCGATGAGGTCGGGGAAGTTGGGCGCAGCGGCGGTGATCTTGGCCACGATGCGATCCGCCATCTCCTCGCTCAGCTTCGTCTGCTCGGCCCGGGTGGCGCCGATCGGGAAGTAGAAGGCGAACGTGCTCGCCGCGTGTTTCTCGGGCGGTGCCAGGCGCGGATCCCGCCGCGACGGGATCTGGACATTGAAGGACGGCGCCGCGGGAACCACGCCCGCCAGACAGCCTTCGTAGTCGCGTTGCATCTCCTCCGCCGTCCCGAAGAAGGTGACGTTGTGGGCGACGTCGCCTTCATTCAGGATCTCGTACGGGCTCCTGTACTCGGGAAGGCCGTTGAGGGCGAAGTGGACCTGGTAATAGGCCGCCCGGTGGTCGATGGCGTCGACGCGGCGGGCGAACTCGGGCGGGAGGTCGTCGCGGTCGAGGAGTTGGGTGAAGGTCGCGGTGGGATCGAGGTTCGAGACGACGACGGGCGCGGTGATCACGTCGCCGTCGGCGAGGGCCACGCCCTCGACGCGACCGTCGGCCACGACGATGTTGGCCACCTTCACGTGGCGGCGAAGCTCACCGCCGTGCTTCTCAAGCGAAGCCAGGATGTGCTCGGAAATCGTGCCGATCCCGCCCTCGACCTTCGACATCGTCGACCCGTTGGGTGAGGCCAGCGCGAAGGCGAGGCACATGGCGCTGCCGGGCGTGTAGGGGCCGCGATACGTGGAGTTGACGGCGAGGAACGCCAGCATGCTGCGCACCTGGGCGTGGCGCGCCTTGTCGGGAAGGAAGCGGTCGACGACGTCCATCACACTGCCGAACAGCGCCGTCCTGATGGCCTCCCGTTCGGCCTCGTTGGCGGCGGACGCCCACATGTCGTCGAGGGACTTCGGCGGCTGACGCACGTCGAACCGCCCGATGGCCCGCGCCGGCGCCTCGGCCCACGCCGCGATCTCGGCCATGCCCAAGGCGCCCTCGAGGCCGATCGTCTCGGTCAGGTGCGGCAGCAGCTTCTCGGGGTCGGTGTAGAGAAGCAGTGGGGGTTCGCCGGCGGCACCCAGGCTGGCGGACATGACCTCCGGCTCGTAGATCGGGCACGACGCCAGATCCAGGTCCTCGAAGATCTGGTCGGGGATCGGGAACTGGATCGAACCCGCCAGTTCGAACCGGTAGCCGCGGATCAGCTCCGTGTTGGACGCCATGCCGCCGATGAAGTGGTTCTTCTCGAGGCACAGCACCCGCATGCCGCCCCGGGCCATGACGAAGGCGGCGGTGAGCCCGTTGTGCCCGGCGCCGATGACGATCGCGTCGTAGTCCGACACCGGCGGGGAGCCTACGGGCAACGCCGGACTCGCACACGTCGAGAACGGGGTTGTCCATGGTCCGCGGTGTGACGCGACCAACAAGGAGCCCGCCTTGCGCCGCCTCGAGGTCATCGCCTTCGGTCGTCTCGAATGGGTGGAAGGTGTGACCGCCCGGATAACCGCCGACGACGACGTCATCGTGCGTCTCGTTGCTTCCACGACGTGTGATCTCGACCGAGCGATCATCGCCGGCTTCACGCCCATTGCCTTCCCGTTCGCGGTCGGTCATGAAGGTGTGGGCGAGAACGCGAGCGCCTGCTCA contains the following coding sequences:
- a CDS encoding NAD(P)/FAD-dependent oxidoreductase, which produces MSDYDAIVIGAGHNGLTAAFVMARGGMRVLCLEKNHFIGGMASNTELIRGYRFELAGSIQFPIPDQIFEDLDLASCPIYEPEVMSASLGAAGEPPLLLYTDPEKLLPHLTETIGLEGALGMAEIAAWAEAPARAIGRFDVRQPPKSLDDMWASAANEAEREAIRTALFGSVMDVVDRFLPDKARHAQVRSMLAFLAVNSTYRGPYTPGSAMCLAFALASPNGSTMSKVEGGIGTISEHILASLEKHGGELRRHVKVANIVVADGRVEGVALADGDVITAPVVVSNLDPTATFTQLLDRDDLPPEFARRVDAIDHRAAYYQVHFALNGLPEYRSPYEILNEGDVAHNVTFFGTAEEMQRDYEGCLAGVVPAAPSFNVQIPSRRDPRLAPPEKHAASTFAFYFPIGATRAEQTKLSEEMADRIVAKITAAAPNFPDLIDRQLNYPAYTYELMFGCTGGDFTHGLLQPEFMGPFRPGPRGWADQPIPIEGLYLCGAGCHGGPGVTFIPGYNCGYAVLDTAGDIARL
- a CDS encoding DUF2834 domain-containing protein, with protein sequence MTASLLFFGTLGIITTALAVYWNRHLFTGDAVGRVTPLEAAFYLFGVVSLILGWYFNVRYTHAAGHDANYVNYTKDLFTNWASDSAAQDYIIANVVLLPLWTISDGRRRGIEAPWIFFVMSLFTSFAFSMAWYLAFVERQIRYSRAMSPAVSSTA
- a CDS encoding dihydrofolate reductase, with the translated sequence VRETFERTGASVMGKRMFDAGEQAWPEEAPFHTPVFVVTHEKRDPWERPGGTTFHFVNDGIEHALDQAREAARHRDVRIAGGGATILEYVNAGLIDEFSIALSPVLFGSGIRLFEGVDAGRVALEPVRAEPSPRVTHLTYTVRER